The genomic interval GTCCACCAATTTGCACAGAGGGTAATGAACCTATCTGAGTATAGGAGGAAGCTTTATGATTATCTGGTTTCGAAGATGAATGACATTGCACCAAATTTGGCCTCTTTAATTGGTGAAGTTGTCGGTGCACGTTTGATATCTCATGCTGGTAGTCTCACGAACTTGGCCAAGTGCCCTGCTTCTACCCTTCAGATCCTTGGCGCGGAGAAGGCACTCTTCAGGTGTTTCACTCATTACCTTTTATTCTCTTATATTGGAAGAATTGCTACTGAAATTATGAGAAAGCTTGACTCAAATTTGAAACCAGTTCATTTTCTTTCGACTAGCTTGGATTTCCATTCTTGAGATATAACTAGAATCATGGCCTTGTTAATGTTATTGTAAATGTATGTCTTTACTTCTGCTTTATTAATTTGACAGTTGATGCtattttgtatgagaaattTTAAGTCGTTTTAAGTTCCCATATTCCATATTTTGTTATTCTCTTCAGGGCATTGAAAACAAGAGGAAACACACCCAAGTATGGTCTGATATTCCACTCGTCTTTCATTGGTCGAGCATCTGCAAAGAACAAAGGCAGAATGGCTCGTTTTCTTGCAAACAAGTGTTCTATTGCATCGCGTATTGACTGCTTTGCAGGTGCTTTTTTAACCATTTTCATACAGCAATCTCTGGGAACACATCACTTGCATTGCAGCTTTTGTCCCCCTTAGAATTGATTTTGCTGCCCTATCTTGTGATGCAGATAAGGCAACTACTGTTTTTGGTGAGAAACTTAGGCAACAAGTTGAGGAGCGACTTGACTTTTATGACAAGGGAGTTGCACCTCGCAAAAATATCGATGTGATGAAAGATGCAATTGAAAGTGCAGAAAGTAAAGGTATGATGGTGCCATaaattcacttataaaaaaaaatgatggtgcCATAAATTCACATGTATCATGTTGAAAGAATATGATGCTAGGATTATAGCATTAGGATATGGGGCATGATTGTTTCCCTTTTGGTGCGACAAAGTGATGTGACCACTAGTCCTTTGAGAATGCACCAGGAATCCAGGTTGCCACATTATACTGGTTGCAATAAAGGTCTGTATTTTTTGGAATCAGGAATGAACATGTTCACTTGCACTGTGGTCTGACAAACTTGATACGACCAATCATTCCATTGAAATGAACCAGGAATTTTCGTTGCCATACCTTCAGATCGTAGCTATAATTTGATTGGAGCATATTCTTTCAGTACATTGTATCGTTGcatattttcaataatttattggTTCTTCTGATGGTAACCATGTGTGACTGGTTGGGTTTTCTCGTTGCAGATACAGAGATGGAAACCGAAGAAGTTCACATGGAAGCTTcaggaaagaaaaacaagaaaaagaaatcaaaaggtGCAGCTGCAGAGAACGGTGAGCCTGCTGCTGATGATAACCCAACTGCTGTTGCAAATGGTGAAGCCCTGGAGGATTCTAAAtctgaaaagaagaagaaaaagaaggagaaaCGTAGAATGGATCAGGAGCTGGAGCTACAGGATGGCCAGAATGCGGAGCAGGATGGAACAgctaagaagaagaaaaagaagagcaaGGATGAAAATGGAGAGGACCTGCAGTCTGCCGGTGATggtaagaagaaaaagaagaagtcaagaaatgaaaatgctGAGTGAACTTGAGAGCTTTGCAAAAGCTGCACTTTGCTTGACCCAATTTTGTGTTTAAGACCAGtatcatgtgttttttcttttgaaattcgAGGATGATCATTTTAGTAGGAAACTACTCTATTTTTATATCTGCTAATCTGGTTGACAATGTTTCTACTTAGTATATATCCATCTTTTCTGGGTGTTTTTAGCTCTTTTCTCGCTTATATGCTTATTACATGAAGTATAGGCGGTAATATTGGGAGGTGGGGAACTGATCATAAACCACTGCCGCAGAGTGAGCTCTTTCACAAATTATTGGTAAAGTGCGTTTCTGTGGACAAGATGTCATTATATATCGATTTCTCACCTAAGCAAAGCATCGAactatgaaaagaaaaaccttCCAAGCAAATCAAGTCTTCAAAAACGATAACTTCCAAACTAACATAGACCTTCTGATCTAATCAATGAGAAAACATgaaacagaaaaacacttttttttatttgcccAGAAAATAAAAACGTACCAAGTATGGGGATCATGTCGATAAATTTACAgccaaaaacgaaaaaaaaaaaaacaaaaaagcaaaacGAAAAGGATACATGCGCCATTTCAAAGTAGATATAAGGGTAGGACAGTCATTTCAAGACAACCTGGTAAGTGGTAAGACCGCTGCTTGAGTTTGAAGCGTTGGAACGTCCGAACCCAAATGAAGAACCTCCCGTCTTTCTCTCCCGTTTCTCTATGTGCTCTGAACTAAAgtcctagagagagagaagcattaACAAAGACCTTGCCCCTAACCACAATGGCGACCAGTTCTGCACAAGCGAACATGGAAGACGTTCCCTCTGTCGATCTCATGTCTGAGCTCCTCCGTCGCTTCAAGTGTTCCGACAAGCCAGACAAGCGCCTCATTCTCGTTggtattcatatatttatatatttacgcAAACACATTCTATGCACTTGCTTTATTCGATTATTTCTTTCCCATCTGTGGAAATGTTGGCACTTGATAATGAAATCCTTTCGGATCCAAGAATGTAATATGTTTTCGGTGAAAAATTTGGATGCTTTCAGGGTTTTTACTGCGATTCGTAAGAGTTCTTGCTGGGAAATATTTGGCTGAGATTCCGGTTTTTTAATATGCTATATGGGTTCTACATTTATTCTAATCCATTGTTTGGTTACTGAGAAGATGTAGGAAACAAGACTAGATGAAAGTTTCCAAATTTTGAAGTTTTATAAATGTAGAAAACAAGCAATTATTTGGCGGAAATTAAACATTtaaagttgagataaaatactGTTGTTTTGGATATGGAATATATGTTACTTGATTTGCTTATACtgtcctctcttttttttttttttttttttttttttttttaattttttaaagaagtgTTTATACTATCCCTTCCTGTTGGGGGATATTTTTCATTTAGGACAGAGATGgtgattttgaatttatttctgGTGAATCATTTTTGTTAATGCTCACATTTTACTGTAAATCTACTTCCCTTATCCACTAGATGCTAGTATTTTGCTTGCAACttagaagataaaataaaataaaaataagaaaagaaacttGCAAATTTAGTATAGAAACCCctaagggttggctcaagtggtaaaggccttggacttgggggtatgctccccctaggtcaaaggttcaaatctccttgGGTGCAAATGATCTCTAGGGGCTATCGGACTGGATGATTttctccttgaattacccgaggtgcacttatggaaaactccttgccgagggcctgtgcacccccgggatcaGTCAAGACACTGttccggacacccggtgccaataaaaaaaaaactctagtaTGGCACTCTTCCGCAAAGTACCATGTGACAAGCTTAACAAATGTTAGAAATTAAACtataatacaactttttatcCATGATGTTTTTCAGGATGTAGGcaatttattctctcttttttttttcaaattaatttttcctTTCCCTTGGTTCTGTTAGTGATAGAAGGTTTGCTTGGGCTTTCATTTTGCTGTCGTGCATGCGTAGTAAAatcctactttttttatttgcatcaAAGTCCAACTTCAATCATGTTCATTCTTATCTTCAGTTTTTAGGTTTCTAGTTAGCTTTTCTTGTACTCATTCTGTGTGCTTGGAGTACGCATCTTTcagtaaaatttttaattacttaaaaaaaaagatctccGGTTTTTCAGAGAAATGGGTATTTAAATCATGGTGTTAATCTGTTAGATGCCAAGTTTGTAAGTCAGTGTTGTATTTGAACATCtgaatttacaattatttaaaaaaaaatctgcttaaaaaaacaaaagaatatctGGATATGCTATTGACAACAAGTGTATATAGAGATTGCAAGGTTGCTCACCCTGCCCCGCTGGGGCCTGGGGGTAGGGAGACTTCAAGCAACTAAGAAGTATATTGTGGAACAAAACCTTAAAGTTAGGCCCGACCGTAGATCCAACTTCTCCAACTTCAAGAAGTGGCAATGTCCACTGTTACCTTTAAGTTCTATACCATGGTGCTGCAGCTGGGAATGGAAAAGCTATACTTTTAGCCTGTTTGGTCTTGTGGTTGTATTTCCCATTGATTCCAATCTTCATTTCAATCCAGCTAAATGGCCCTCCCCACCTGCACAAGCCTGTATACaaggaagaaaatggaaaattatgTGTTTCAGTCTATTCTAGCTGCTGGCACATAGAAATATCAAGATGCCATGAATGTGGTTGTTTTTCAAGGCTATGAGCATTAGTTtgtcatttttacatttttttaacagcATGCCTCTGTGAAATGGTTAAATGGCAGACAAGTATCGTATTCACaagcataaaaaattttatgatgcAGGTCCACCTGGATCAGGAAAGGGTACCCAATCACCAATTATTAAGGATGACTACTGCTTGTGCCACTTGGCTACTGGTGATATGTTAAGGGCTGCTGTTGCTGCAAAAACCCCGCTTGGGGTTAAGGCTAAAGAGGCTATGGATAAGGTGGAATCaaatttttagtatattattttgttgtaaGATTTGTTCTGTCTGCTTCTGTCCTAGTAAAAGGATACATGTGGCCAACCTCAGTTGGGATTAAGGCTTAGTTGGGTATAGTAGCTTTCATCTTAGTTCTTATTCTAGATTATTGCTGAGAACGTGTTATGTAACCGTTTTGCAGGGAGAACTTGTTTCTGATGACTTGGTTGTTGGCATTATAGATGAAGCTCTAAAGAAGCCCTCATGTCAGAAAGGTTTCATTCTTGATGGATTTCCGAGGACTGTGGTCCAAGCACAAAAGGTGTCACACTGTTATCTGAATATTTCTCAGTTCTGCCTCCTTGATTTGTTCTGTTCAAATGTGTTTGTATTCTTGCATTTCTAaccttgctttttttttttcttccttctttatgTAGCTTGATGAAATGCTGGAAAAGAAGGGAGTCAAAGTTGATAAGGTGCTCAACTTTGCAATTGATGATGCAATCTTAGAGGAGAGAATTACTGGTCGCTGGATACACCCATCCAGTGGTAGAACCTACCACACCAAATTTGCACCTCCCAAAGTTCCAGGATCTGATGATGTaaggctatttccttttttattcttttggttaAAAAATGTAATTGATGCCTCTAGGAATCTTGACAACATCCAAGAGCTTTAATAAGATGTGTGCACATAATTATTAGTGCTAAAAATACAAAGGCAGCAAATGCTCTATTTATTAACCATCAGCATGTTAATCTGGTCTGGAGGGCAATGTCAATGTGAGTATGCttcctatatattaatatgttacTTGATTTGTCATTCTTAAAGAACTTCTTCTCGTTCTGGTATGTCTAAGGTTACTGGAGAACCTTTGATTCAGCGCAAGGATGATACTGCAGCAGTTCTCAAATCAAGGCTGGAGGCATTTCACAAGCAAACTGAACCAGTATTCCTTCTATCAGCCCTTCCTACAGATTTTAATTTGATTGGTTAAGTCCAgatgaatggaaaatattaaaCTATCGTTCTTTGTGATAATTATCAGTGATCTGCAGCCTTTTAGAATCAATCAGTTGACAATAACCACAATTGAATTTCAACATTAATTCTTTTGAATAGTATATTGTCCtggagggagggaaggagggaGTGGGTGGGTGATgaagttatataattatgagggtttttttttggttcccttttacaatcatttttgttgttgttaacTATAATAAGCCGTCTTTGATTACCCTGTGAACCGAGTCAAGAAGTTGTCATCATTATTTTACAGAGATAGTTTGGAGGGCTGGTACACATGATATTCCATTACGGTTTGGGAGGAGGTTTCCGGAGAGTTGGAAGGTTAAATTGGGATTTTCGGGCAACGCTTGACTAATTTCCCTCATCCTAATTGTGTGGTTTGGAATGCAGGTTATTGATTATTATTCCAAGAAGGGCATTGTTGCCAATCTTCATGCAGAAAAAGCTCCCAAAGAGGTCACAACTGAGGTTCAGAAGGTGCTCACTTCGTGAAAGCAGCCTCCCTTTTACTTATAAATGGATTGCTTTCTTAGAAAGCATTgtatttttttccccatttttctGATACAAGGTTGAATTTTTCAACTGATCTGATTCACTTGACTTGATTTTCCAAATTGCACACGATGGCTGCTGTCAACTTTTTGAGGTTTAATCAAGTAACCCATACATAATATAAATGCGTGGAACTGCACGCTGGTGATATACATTTTTTGCGTTGTTGACAATCTTTGTCATCTTGACGTCTGTTTATTTACTTAGTTTTCCACTGGGCCCAGTGCTTGCCtgagaggaagaaaaaacaaTCGATTATGGTGCTAGTTCCTTAACCTTCATCTAGTAAATGAAAGTGCAGCCCATTAAATGACAAGGTTTTAAGTGTAGTTGAATCCTTTGAGGTACCAAGTGGAATTAGTTATTCCAACTGTATTTGATTTTAATGTATCTTTAGGTTTGAAATTGAAAACGTGTCGACCCTTCTTGCTCATTTGAATTAGCGGGTTGATATGCATATGGCATTGTGTAAATTCTAAGGCATATAACTTATTCTGTGTGAGTGAGATTGATAAGTACAATACAAGCAGACAATGATATTTGAAACTGCTGGCATTTTATGATCCAAACCAGACTTCTTTGTCATGTAAAATCAACTTGTTCTTGTTGGGTTTGCAATGAATCTCTTATTGGCTGCTCACCAAGAACAGAGTTCTCTAGAATTCCAGGCCAGATGGAATGCTCCTATACAAGAAAATCCAACAAACAAGCCTTGGGGGTCACCTTAGGCCATGGAAAACCTTCCCCATGGATCCCAAAACAGGGAAACACCCACCTACGGGAAAGCTTTTCTCCGTGTAAACTGCAGAAAAACACAGAACCAAGGGGCAATCACTCATATGCATGGACCAAAAGACTCCACTCCATCGACCCTTTCTACTGCCGAAGCAATGGCTGAATTGCTATCTTGGGCTGAATCAAACCTTCATTGGCCATTGCAGGCGGTTCCATACACAATTGACTGATTCTCCTCCCCCTTCATTCATGATCTCTCTCCAACAACATAATTTTAAGCAATATCTACTTTTTAcagcaacaaaataaaaataaaaattctagcGATAGTATTTGGAACATATAACTTGATAAGTTGTTCGAGTCAAGTTTATAAACAGCAGCACTGAAATTACATGCACAGCTGAAAAGCTTCAGAACTAGGATTGTAAGAGGCTTCCTCAAAAGAAGAAATCCCTCCAAAAATAGGCGTATGCCACTATTTGCGGCGAGCACACGGTATTCTTTAGTAAAAGGCGAAAGAATAGTTCGCTTTGTGCTCACCGCGTAGCTGCGTGATTCACTGCTTGCAACGAGCTGCCTCTTTAATGGCTCCCACTTAACACAACCTTTCTCATCTCTGCGATGTGGGACAAGTACAACAGCTGAGCCTTTATTTTGGACTTATTATACCTGCGAATAATGGATATCCTGCTCGTTGTTAACGGGGGATTTCTGTTGACCTGTTGCACTATATTCTCTCTTTAATATAAACAACTTTCATTTATCATTCCtgtcaattcatctcatttaattattataatttttttaaatttttatataaaatataataaataatttaatttttaaaaaataatattctaatgcCAAGCCAATTTATCAAGCGCCCAGTTAGAGGAAGGAGCATCTTTGAATACCAAACTCCATGTGCCATGCTCGACCTTCTTCGATGAAAGGACTAGTGATCTTCTTTTTCATTGCACAAACAAAACGGGCTACCATTGGAGCATTAGTTCTTAATTGTTCTTAGAAATCGCTAAATATGGGTAAGTTAACTTGAGGGCTGGCAAGAATCGCATTGCAGGGAATATaaacgattaaaaaaaaagtttcaggATTTTCTGTGGCGCTTTATAAAGTGCTACAGATACCTGATGCTGCTCTGATTGAACCTGGACAAGAAGACGTAGCAAAACATTAACATAATTACTGAAAGTGATCTGCAAACAAGTAGAATTTTGAAACTCCTCGCATTGATTTTAATTCAACTTCGTTTGAAAACTGCCAAGTACTTTGCAGATGCAGCACAACATTCCAGCAGTTCATTTAATATTGTTTCAAGCATTATTACATCATAACCATGCTGAATTTCCAAAGACAGACACAGCACAAGCCTATACGTCAACTGTCATCTTTGCGTCTAGATGTGAGAATTCTTGAAAATAAGCCTTGAAATGCTCATATGAATGCTTCACATCATCTACGGCACACATTTCTCGAATACTGTGCATTGATAGCTGGGGTGAGCCTACATCAACCGTACGAATCCCCACACCGCTTGCAAGGATAGGACCAATGGTTGAACCACATGGCATGTCATTGCGGACCACAAATTCCTGCATTATAAGTGGTTCCTATGGTTTAATCACTGTTTAGCCACAAATTTATTTTACCAatcctcgtttgttttcacagataagagatgagataagatgagatgacttgagattacatttaaaaagttgaataaaatattgttagaatatatttttttaatattatttttatattgaaatttggaaaagttgtattgattagatgagatgaaatgagatgtttcctgaaaacaaacgaggcaagAAGGTccaggagggagagagagaacttcTTTGTCTCTCTGTTTTCAATTTGGGCTATATACAGATCTAGTACCCTAGAATTTTTCACAAATATAATAGCCAATGTAGGGAGAAACCGACCTGAATAGGAAGGTTATGCTTTGCTGCTATTTCTTTGAATATGAAGGAAGTGACCGCATTGGTTGCATAGCGTTGATTTGCATTGTGTTTAATGACAAGCCCTCCATGCATCTTTGGCTGATGATTATCTTCATGTTTGTCCTATGGAGGAACTCTATATCAACATGTTGCAGCAAACCAAATACTATCAATGCTGGTAAACTAAGATTACAGTAGGCAACGAACCATATAGTTAGGGTGCAATGCATGTGCCATGTCTGCAGATACAAGGAAACTCCTCTGGATAGTTTTCTCAAGCAGCTGGAAAGAAACAAATAcaagaaaagtaaataaatttccAGACTGTGAAGTAAATGAAATATCGCATTCCGTGGCTTTCAAATTGCTTTAGTTCAGCAGGATCTAGTTTTGAAGGCATGGATCATCATTCAGAGAATAAAAGTGAACATGGGTTTTTAATCAAGACTCAGAATCTCATCAGAAGAACATGGAGCAGTTATAACCTTAGAATCTGGGCCAAAGGAGTCTGTAATTCGTGATAAAGAGTCTAGCATGACAGGAGACCCAGCTCCTTGAGCGGAGTTAGACCCAACCTCCTCATGATCGAACAAGGCTACGAGTCTAACACCAGTCTCATCCTCAAGACTGCTTTCAGAAGAAGTAGAATCTATCAATGCCTGAAATTGAAACCATAAAGTAGCATATGCAGATCAGCTGCTTTGAACCCAAATAACTAAGTACATATGTTTCCTCCAATAGATGAGGATATCAGAAAGTTACAATGGTGATGCATTGTAGGTGTTATGTTTCAATTCCAAAAACATGCAGTGGGCTGTCTGGGTGAATTAGAGTTCAGAAAAGTATGTCTTTGGACCAGAGCACCGGCAAGAAatttgcataaataaatttcttgAGTCTTTGGCGAAAGATTTTTCATGTCAATTCATATTGATAACTTCCCAAATGcaatttaatgaaatttatgattaaGGCGTTTATCCTCAAGTAATCAATCACCATGTTTCCCAATTAAGTGAAGCTAAGCACAAGTTTCTGAAGAAATGGCCAAGCCTCACGCCCGAATGATAGATATTGATTAGAGAAAATATCAAGTAGTTTAGACTCACCCAGTGGTACATACCACAAGAGAAAAGAAGCAGATAGTTTCAATAACTGACTTCATGCATTGTAGTATATGAGACAAGAAGAGATCAAGATACTAGGAGTTTATAAGAACAAAGGTCACCGAGAAAAAATTGCGACACATTATAAAATACTTGGCCGTGGGACTAAGATATCAAATTCAATGTGTATCTAGGaccttaaaatatagataacaGGAACAACCCATTGACATTGCAAAATAAGAAGATCAAGGGAATCTCATAAATGAGAGGAAAATCATTGCATAAATCACTACATTCATAAGAAGCATtcttgaattttagaaaatttataatgtcATAAATCGATAAGGCATAAGTTCCAAATAGAAAATTTAcaatgagataaattaataagGGCATAAGTTACAAATAGAAGATTTTCAATGTCATAAATCAATAAGGAATAAGTCCTTATCCGCCATGAAGAATGCCAAAGGCTCCCATATTTGCTATGATAAAGAAATGAAGCAGAGCTTTAGCACAATGCAAAGCAAGAAATTGGTAGCGTTAAAAATCGACTCAAATATGCACCTCTTACTTCCATctcaacaaaaagaaaaaaaacaacctATATACAGAGCCGTACCTTCAGAGAGCAAAATGACATGCAGAGATTATCAAGCCGCCCAGAGAAAATGAATTCCTTTGTGGCACCAGCAATAATACTTGGTTGAGTATCACATGCTTGTAAGTCAAAATCACATATATCATCTGGTTTACAGCCAATCTGACTTGCAAGGagctagaaaaaataataataatcaccAACATGcacaaccaaaatataaagCTGAGGTACTCTTAAAAGTGTAATAACTATGTGTGATCAAACCTCTAACACATTCATGGAATCTGGACTCTACCAATAGAAGTAGATTTTCCCTGCCatcccaaccccaacccctgcaaaagaaaagatgaagaagaaaaaattactaACCTGTAATAGGAGCATGTGATGCTTTGAGATATTAGTGACTATTCTTTTATCAGCTTCTTTTTTATCAGTCTGAGGTCCACTTTCAACACCACCATTTTCAGAAACCACTTTACTGAGATCTGCCTGCAAAAGGTAGTTTATAGCAAAAAGCACAAATATGATCAAAAGGCCAACAGAATTCACTCTAACCTTAAACAAGACATACTCATCTGGTTCAGTACTCCACTTTTCATTAGATCAGACAGACACATAATCATAGCTAAACATCCAGCACTGGCTTTCTTAAACAATGAAATGCATATCTCAATATAGCAACTCATACTAGTGAAATCACATTGTCAAATTTAACTTATGAATTGTAACCTCTGTAAAATGTAACATTGAGAAACATTCAATAGAATTTTCTTGAGTGGACCACGTATAATGGGGGAAAAACAGCACACTTCCTCATAGTCATGTTTTAAGAATGATAACCATcaacagaaaaaacaaaacttcacaacAAAACATATAGGAATTAAAACTATGATTTGAAGTTACAAATAAATACATAGATAGAAAGAAGCATATAAATGCGTCTAAACCAAGTTTACCTTAATTGATGTTGCCAAGACAGGAAGAAGATGACTCTGTGTGTTGGCCTTGAATCCATCATTGACGTCCCTGTTCACAGAACATAACGATTGTTCAATAGAAGGAAGGAGAGAaaaaaccacataaaaaactcgtaactttaaaattaatttacatatttcaaTCCAAAGACAACCTGTCTAAGTGAATCGCCAGGGTGGGGATCCGCATTATGGGCTCCTCAATTCTAACAAGATGATGGGAGTACGAAACAGcaccatctttttcttctctgatTATCAACCTTCCCGCAACTGCTAAATCACGATCAAACCAAGTGTGCCACAAGCCACCTCCGTATGTTTGGACACCAACCTCCAAATACCCACCTTTGGCTACCTGCACAAGCCACCCAATTTCTTAAAAAGTTCAAGGCCAACTTCGACCATCCAACTCAGTACAACCTCATACAACTAACAATTTTAATTCAGCAAAACCAAGAGGTCACCTTGGTGACGGGCTTTAGTTTCAGACAAGGACTATCCGTATGAGCACCAACTATATGGAATCCATTTCCCGCAACGTACCTGTGTACAAGTtccacaaataaataaactaactCCGtagcaataaataattaattgtacAACCATTGAACCAAAGCAATTTGCACTAAGCCGAATGGTTCGTATTAAGCTCAGTAAAGGGTGTTCTATGCTAACTACCTATGAAAAAAAAGTGTGTTCTAAACTTCTATGTTAACTAGGTTCTCCCAATGGATAAAAGCATAAAACTTTTTTGATAGGTGGTTAAAAGCATAAAACTCACAAATATGATTCCTTTTGTTTCCCGCATTTTCCCAGGAATCAAACGAATCCGAACTTCAATACGGAgaattgagtaaaaaaaaaaaagaacggaaaaaaaaatacaagagagCCGTACTTTTTACCGATCGCGAAAGCAACAATCGTGGAGTGATTCCGCGTAAAGAAATACTTTTTCCCGGCTTCCAATTTCCAATCCTCCCTCTCGGAAACTTGCGAGTATCCCGCGCTTCTCAACTGCTTCTTTGCCTCATCTAAAACACAACGTATTGACAAACGACCTCAACCTCAatcactcacaaaaaaaaaaaaaaaattacttgaagTGCAACGGAATCTAGAGAAAGGGAGTGTGAGAGATGACATATGAGAAGTttcaattcttttattcttttcttgtgGAGGATTTTCTCCGGAAACAAAcggaatagagagagagagagagagagcagttaCCAACTGCGTGGAAAGCAGTAGGAGAAGCGTTCAAGAAGTCAATGAGATGAGAGACCACTGAGCTTACTTCGCTCTGTGATGCATCCTTGGCCATGGCTTCCACGAATTCTTCACAGCTAACTTGCGTTGTGTGCACATTTATGGTTGATTAAGCCGCGGTATATATAGTCGCGTATAATGTAGCAACAAGAATATATGCGTTTGGCCCATTTTGATTCCTTCGATGTACGATGAAAGGGAGCCAGGTGACTTCATCCTCAGccctcccctctctccctctctctctctctctctctctcaacagtCCTAAGACTGTATATCAGAACATATACGGATAGAACATGAATTGATAGTTAGAATATAGCAAT from Juglans regia cultivar Chandler chromosome 2, Walnut 2.0, whole genome shotgun sequence carries:
- the LOC108992898 gene encoding nucleolar protein 56-like; amino-acid sequence: MALYLLYESASGYALFLAHGLDEIGQNTEAVRNSVSDLNRFGKVVQLAAFHPFESALDALNQCNAISEGLMTDELRSFLELNLPKVKEGKKLKFRLGVVDTKVGSHIHEVTKIPCESGDFIHELLRGVRLHFDKFLKDLKTGDLEKAQLGLGHSYSRAKVKFNVNRVDNMVIQAIFLLDTLDKDVNSFSMRVREWYSWHFPELVKIVSDNYLYAKVAKYIEDKSKLSDESIPGLTDVVGDEDKAKEIVDAAKASMGQDLSPIDLINVHQFAQRVMNLSEYRRKLYDYLVSKMNDIAPNLASLIGEVVGARLISHAGSLTNLAKCPASTLQILGAEKALFRALKTRGNTPKYGLIFHSSFIGRASAKNKGRMARFLANKCSIASRIDCFADKATTVFGEKLRQQVEERLDFYDKGVAPRKNIDVMKDAIESAESKDTEMETEEVHMEASGKKNKKKKSKGAAAENGEPAADDNPTAVANGEALEDSKSEKKKKKKEKRRMDQELELQDGQNAEQDGTAKKKKKKSKDENGEDLQSAGDGKKKKKKSRNENAE
- the LOC108999611 gene encoding adenylate kinase 4-like isoform X2; this encodes MATSSAQANMEDVPSVDLMSELLRRFKCSDKPDKRLILVGPPGSGKGTQSPIIKDDYCLCHLATGDMLRAAVAAKTPLGVKAKEAMDKGELVSDDLVVGIIDEALKKPSCQKGFILDGFPRTVVQAQKLDEMLEKKGVKVDKVLNFAIDDAILEERITGRWIHPSSGRTYHTKFAPPKVPGSDDVTGEPLIQRKDDTAAVLKSRLEAFHKQTEPVIDYYSKKGIVANLHAEKAPKEVTTEVQKGLQ
- the LOC108999611 gene encoding adenylate kinase 4-like isoform X1, encoding MATSSAQANMEDVPSVDLMSELLRRFKCSDKPDKRLILVGPPGSGKGTQSPIIKDDYCLCHLATGDMLRAAVAAKTPLGVKAKEAMDKGELVSDDLVVGIIDEALKKPSCQKGFILDGFPRTVVQAQKLDEMLEKKGVKVDKVLNFAIDDAILEERITGRWIHPSSGRTYHTKFAPPKVPGSDDVTGEPLIQRKDDTAAVLKSRLEAFHKQTEPVIDYYSKKGIVANLHAEKAPKEVTTEVQKVLTS
- the LOC109016152 gene encoding probable aspartyl aminopeptidase; translated protein: MAKDASQSEVSSVVSHLIDFLNASPTAFHAVDEAKKQLRSAGYSQVSEREDWKLEAGKKYFFTRNHSTIVAFAIGKKYVAGNGFHIVGAHTDSPCLKLKPVTKVAKGGYLEVGVQTYGGGLWHTWFDRDLAVAGRLIIREEKDGAVSYSHHLVRIEEPIMRIPTLAIHLDRDVNDGFKANTQSHLLPVLATSIKADLSKVVSENGGVESGPQTDKKEADKRIVTNISKHHMLLLQLLASQIGCKPDDICDFDLQACDTQPSIIAGATKEFIFSGRLDNLCMSFCSLKALIDSTSSESSLEDETGVRLVALFDHEEVGSNSAQGAGSPVMLDSLSRITDSFGPDSKLLEKTIQRSFLVSADMAHALHPNYMDKHEDNHQPKMHGGLVIKHNANQRYATNAVTSFIFKEIAAKHNLPIQEFVVRNDMPCGSTIGPILASGVGIRTVDVGSPQLSMHSIREMCAVDDVKHSYEHFKAYFQEFSHLDAKMTVDV